The Serratia rhizosphaerae genome has a segment encoding these proteins:
- the speD gene encoding adenosylmethionine decarboxylase produces the protein MQKLKLHGFNNLTKSLSFCIYDICYAKTADDRDGYIAYIDEQYNANRLTEILSETCSIIGANILNIARQDYEPQGASVTILVSEEPVDPKDVDTSEHPGPLPNTVVAHLDKSHICVHTYPESHPEGGLCTFRADIEVSTCGVISPLKALNYLIHQLESDIVTMDYRVRGFTRDVNGVKHYIDHEINSIQNFMSEDMKALYHMMDVNVYQENIFHTKMLLKDFDLKHYLFNAKPEALSEEERQRITDLLWKEMQEIYYGRNIPHL, from the coding sequence TTTGTTACGCCAAAACCGCGGACGACCGCGATGGCTATATCGCCTACATTGACGAACAATACAACGCCAATCGCCTGACCGAGATCCTCAGCGAGACCTGCTCGATCATTGGCGCCAATATTCTGAACATCGCACGTCAGGACTACGAGCCGCAAGGCGCCAGCGTCACCATTCTGGTGAGCGAAGAACCGGTCGATCCGAAAGATGTTGATACCTCGGAGCACCCCGGCCCGCTGCCCAATACGGTGGTGGCACACCTGGACAAGAGCCATATCTGCGTACACACCTACCCGGAGAGCCATCCGGAGGGCGGTCTGTGCACCTTCCGCGCCGACATAGAAGTCTCAACCTGCGGCGTGATTTCCCCGCTGAAGGCGCTGAACTATCTGATCCACCAGCTGGAGTCGGATATCGTCACCATGGATTACCGCGTACGCGGTTTTACCCGTGACGTTAACGGCGTGAAGCACTATATCGATCATGAGATCAATTCGATCCAGAACTTTATGTCTGAGGATATGAAGGCGCTGTACCACATGATGGATGTGAACGTTTATCAGGAAAATATCTTCCATACCAAGATGCTGCTGAAAGATTTCGACCTGAAGCACTATCTGTTCAACGCCAAACCCGAGGCGCTGAGCGAGGAAGAACGACAACGGATTACCGATCTGCTGTGGAAAGAGATGCAGGAGATCTATTACGGGCGGAATATTCCTCACCTGTAA
- a CDS encoding DeoR/GlpR family DNA-binding transcription regulator, whose translation MKPQHRLDQILDYLKGHNLVTVEQLVAAIDASPATIRRDLIKLDEQGVINRSHGGVALNRFIPAQPTTNEKQLRHLQEKRAIARQALALIKPGDAVVLDAGTTMLELARNLTHLPLRVITADLRIALLLSEFKQIEVTIIGGRIDDSSQSCIGDHGRRLLRGVYPDIAFISCNSWSLEKGVTTPTEEKAGLKQDLAANARRRVLLADSSKYGAYSLFCVTPLAELTDIVTDGALPAEIQQQLTALPAQLHLA comes from the coding sequence ATGAAGCCACAACATCGTCTGGACCAGATTCTGGACTATTTAAAGGGCCATAATCTGGTCACGGTTGAACAACTGGTTGCGGCGATCGACGCATCGCCGGCCACCATTCGCCGCGACCTGATCAAACTGGATGAACAGGGCGTTATCAACCGCAGCCATGGCGGCGTGGCGCTCAATCGTTTTATTCCCGCCCAGCCCACCACCAATGAAAAACAGCTGCGTCATCTGCAGGAAAAGCGCGCCATTGCCCGGCAGGCGCTGGCGCTGATTAAGCCCGGCGATGCGGTGGTGCTGGACGCCGGCACCACCATGCTGGAGCTGGCGCGTAATCTGACCCATCTGCCGTTGCGGGTGATCACCGCCGATCTGCGCATCGCCCTGCTGCTGTCGGAGTTCAAACAGATAGAGGTCACCATTATCGGCGGACGCATTGATGACAGCAGCCAGTCCTGCATCGGCGACCATGGCCGCCGGCTGCTGCGCGGCGTCTATCCGGACATTGCCTTTATCAGCTGTAACTCCTGGAGCCTGGAGAAGGGTGTCACCACGCCGACGGAAGAGAAGGCCGGGCTGAAGCAGGATCTGGCGGCCAACGCGCGCCGGCGCGTGTTGTTGGCGGACAGCAGCAAATACGGCGCCTATTCGCTGTTTTGCGTGACGCCGCTGGCCGAGCTGACCGACATTGTGACCGACGGCGCCCTGCCGGCGGAGATACAGCAGCAATTAACGGCGTTGCCCGCACAGTTGCATCTGGCGTAG
- a CDS encoding D-threonate 4-phosphate dehydrogenase, which yields MRFILLRRCTVANNIIAITMGDPAGIGPEIIIKALAEGELSGARVVVVGCLQTLQRIQALGITPAAELRPIATVAQARFAPGVINVIDEPLADPAALEAGKVQAQAGDLAYRCVKRATELAIAGDVQAIATAPLNKEALHLAGHMYPGHTELLATLTHSRDYAMVLYTDKLKVIHVSTHIALRTFLDTLSAERIETVVSMADTFLKRVGFSQPRIAVAGVNPHAGENGLFGDEEIKIVSPAIAAAKARGIDVYGPCPPDTVFLQAYEGQYDMVVAMYHDQGHIPLKLLGFYDGVNITAGLPFIRTSADHGTAFDIAWTGKAKSESMAISIQLATQLA from the coding sequence ATGCGCTTTATTTTATTGAGGAGATGTACAGTGGCAAATAACATCATAGCGATTACCATGGGCGACCCGGCGGGCATCGGGCCGGAAATTATCATCAAGGCGCTGGCCGAGGGAGAGCTGTCCGGCGCCCGCGTCGTGGTGGTGGGCTGCTTGCAGACGCTGCAGCGTATCCAGGCGCTGGGCATTACGCCGGCGGCGGAACTGCGGCCGATAGCAACGGTGGCCCAGGCGCGTTTTGCGCCGGGGGTGATCAACGTGATCGATGAGCCGCTGGCGGATCCCGCGGCGCTGGAGGCGGGCAAAGTACAGGCGCAGGCGGGGGATCTGGCCTACCGCTGTGTAAAACGCGCTACCGAGCTGGCAATAGCGGGTGACGTGCAGGCTATCGCCACCGCGCCATTGAACAAAGAAGCGCTGCATCTGGCGGGACATATGTACCCGGGTCATACCGAGCTGCTGGCGACGCTGACCCACAGTCGTGATTACGCCATGGTGTTGTATACCGATAAACTGAAAGTGATCCACGTTTCCACCCACATTGCCCTGCGCACGTTCCTGGATACATTGAGCGCCGAGCGGATCGAAACGGTAGTGTCGATGGCGGATACCTTCCTCAAACGGGTGGGCTTCAGCCAGCCGCGCATCGCCGTCGCCGGCGTTAACCCGCACGCCGGGGAAAACGGCCTGTTTGGTGATGAAGAGATCAAGATTGTCAGCCCGGCGATTGCGGCGGCGAAGGCGCGGGGCATTGATGTCTACGGGCCTTGCCCGCCGGATACGGTTTTCCTGCAGGCCTATGAAGGGCAGTACGATATGGTGGTGGCGATGTACCACGATCAGGGACATATTCCGCTGAAGCTGCTGGGTTTTTATGACGGGGTGAATATTACCGCCGGGCTGCCGTTTATCCGCACCTCCGCCGACCACGGTACGGCCTTTGATATTGCCTGGACAGGTAAAGCCAAGTCTGAGAGCATGGCGATCTCGATACAATTAGCCACGCAGCTTGCCTAA
- a CDS encoding alanine/glycine:cation symporter family protein produces MDWVIAGLSAVNGVVWGVPMLIGILGIGIFLQVRLSFLPIRRLGTGFKLLFERNHDRGDGQISPFNALMTALSATIGTGNIAGVATAVVLGGPGALFWMWITALVGMATKYSEAVLAVRFREVDDRGHYVGGPMYYIKHGLGKKWMWLGTLFAFFGSIAGFGIGNTVQANSIAEALNSNFGISHGMTAGVLVVLVGAVLIGGIKRIADVAGKLVPLMTVGYFAAGIIVLGLNVSEIPAAFSLIITSAFTPVAAQGGFAGAAVWAAIRFGVARGVFSNEAGLGSAPIAHAAAKTQNPIRQGLIAMLGTFIDTIIVCSITGLTIIISGKWISGETGAALTSTAFSSSLPGGNYIVAVALAIFAFTTILGWSFYGEKCIQYLFGPKMIVPFRIAWIIALPIGATQSLEFVWLLADTLNAMMAIPNLIALALLSPVVYRLTRAHINDVNAPSVQADSTNQ; encoded by the coding sequence ATGGATTGGGTGATCGCGGGGTTGTCGGCCGTTAATGGCGTGGTATGGGGTGTCCCGATGCTGATCGGCATTCTGGGCATTGGTATTTTTCTGCAGGTTCGGCTCTCTTTTTTGCCGATTCGCCGGTTAGGCACCGGCTTTAAGCTGCTGTTCGAGCGTAATCACGACCGTGGCGACGGGCAGATCTCACCGTTCAACGCGCTGATGACCGCGCTGTCCGCCACCATTGGCACCGGCAATATTGCCGGCGTTGCCACGGCGGTGGTGCTCGGCGGCCCCGGTGCGCTGTTCTGGATGTGGATCACAGCGCTGGTGGGCATGGCGACCAAGTATTCCGAGGCGGTGCTGGCGGTGCGCTTTCGTGAGGTTGACGATCGCGGACACTATGTCGGCGGGCCGATGTACTACATCAAGCACGGGTTAGGCAAAAAATGGATGTGGCTGGGGACGCTGTTTGCCTTTTTCGGCAGTATCGCCGGCTTCGGCATCGGCAATACCGTGCAGGCCAACTCGATTGCCGAGGCGCTGAACAGTAACTTCGGCATTTCCCACGGGATGACCGCCGGCGTTCTGGTGGTGCTGGTGGGGGCGGTGCTGATCGGCGGTATTAAACGCATCGCCGACGTGGCGGGGAAACTGGTGCCGCTGATGACGGTGGGCTATTTCGCCGCCGGCATCATCGTGCTGGGGCTGAACGTGAGCGAGATCCCTGCGGCCTTCTCGCTGATTATTACCTCCGCCTTTACGCCGGTGGCGGCGCAGGGCGGCTTCGCCGGCGCGGCGGTCTGGGCGGCGATTCGCTTTGGCGTGGCGCGTGGGGTGTTCTCCAACGAGGCCGGTCTGGGCAGCGCGCCGATCGCCCACGCGGCAGCAAAAACGCAGAACCCGATTCGTCAGGGGCTGATCGCCATGCTGGGCACCTTTATCGACACCATCATCGTCTGCTCCATCACCGGTCTGACCATCATTATCAGCGGTAAATGGATCAGCGGTGAGACGGGCGCGGCGCTGACCTCGACGGCCTTCTCGTCGTCTCTGCCGGGCGGTAACTACATCGTGGCGGTGGCGCTGGCAATTTTTGCCTTTACCACCATTCTGGGCTGGAGTTTTTACGGCGAAAAGTGCATTCAGTATCTGTTCGGGCCGAAGATGATCGTGCCGTTCCGCATAGCCTGGATCATCGCGCTGCCGATTGGCGCCACCCAGTCGTTGGAGTTTGTCTGGCTGCTGGCCGATACGCTGAATGCAATGATGGCGATCCCGAACCTGATCGCCCTGGCGCTGTTAAGCCCGGTAGTGTACCGCCTGACGCGCGCGCATATTAATGACGTGAATGCGCCATCGGTGCAGGCCGACAGCACTAATCAGTAG